From bacterium HR11:
ACGGGAGTGCCGTCGACCGCCTCTGGAATGGTCTAAAAGACTTAACCTACGACAAGAAGTTTGCGATGGCCTCTGGCACGAAGCTCTCGGACTTTGGTCTGGACCCGCCCCGGTCGCTTATCCGTCTCCAGGACGCCGAGGGCCATACGCTGGCCGCCCTGCGGGTCGGTCGGAAGACCCCCGTCGAGGGCGACCTCTACGCCATGCTCGAGGGGAGCCGGGACGTCCTCATCGTACCGAGCTGGCGGGAATCGACCCTCGTCCCGGCCTTGAAGGACCTCCGGAACCGCCGCCTGACGACCCTGAAGGCGACAGACTTGGCCCGCATCGTCATCGAACGGAAGGGCCTCGAGCCCCCGACCCTCGCCTTTCGAAAAGAGCAAGGCCTGTGGCGCATCGAACAACCCCGCCCCATGCTGGCCAGCGCATCGACCCTGGCCGCCCTGACCAGCACCATCGAGTTCCTGGAGGCCGAGGACTTCGTCGCCGAACGGGCGACCGACCTGGCGCCGTACGGCCTCGATAACCCGGAGGTCCGCCTGACCGTCGAGACCGCCCAGGGGGCCCAGCAGGTCTTCCTCTTCGGCAAAAAACGGGACGATGCGACCTTCTTTGCCCAGGTCGCCCAACGGCCCCGCATCGTCGCCGTCCGGCGGTCTATCGTCGAGGACCTCCAACGGGGTCTCGACTACTGGCGGTCCCAGCAGGCCGCCGACTTTGAGTCCTACAACCTCCAGTCGGCCCGCATCCGGCAGGGAACGCAGACGTGGGAGTTCGTCAAAGAAACTCAGCCGGGCGAGACCTGGAAGGAACAGTGGTTCCTGAAGGCCGGTACCCAGAAAAAGGAGATTCCCCTGAACACCGTCGAGGACTTCTTCCGGAACCTGGACTACGCCGAGGCGGCGACCATCCGGGACGACGTCCCCGCATCCGAGTTGGCTTCGATGGGCTTGAACGACCCGGCCCTGGTCGTTCGGGTCACCGACAAGGACAAACCGACCCAGACCATCGAAATCGGTCGGGCCGGCGACAAGACGTACACCCGCAATCCGGCCTTCCCCTCGACAGTTTTCGAGCTGAAGAAGGAATCGGCCGACAAACTCTGGCAGGCCTGGGAGGAACTCAAGAAGAAGCTGCAGGGGAAATAGGGAGATGGGCGGGTCGGCAGGTCGGCAGATGGGCAGATAAGGAGGTAGGGAGATAGGGAAATGGGGATCTATTCGCCATTCGCTACTCGCCGTAGGTCGGAGGGGCGGAAGACCTGGTGGCGGCGCCACTCGGGCCGCTCGAGGGGGAAATCCTCTCGATAGTGGGCGCCGCGGCTCTCCTGCCTCAGGTAGGCAAACCCGGCCAGGAGGTACAGGGCCTGCATGGCGTTGAGGGCCTCCATGACCCATCGGACGGGGACGGGGTAGGGCCACGTCCGGAGCCACTCGGAGAGACGTTGAAGGGCGGTCGTCAGGCCCGCTTCCGTGCGGATGAGGCCACATCGCTCCCACGCCAGGTCCGGGAAGGGCGGCGGCCCGGACGGGAGCGCCGTCGGCGGAGGCTCCCGGTACGGTGCCGGAAGCGGCACGTGCTTCGGGACCGGGACGGCCTGCGTGTCTTCCCAGAGGGCTTGCCCGGCCCGGGCCCCAAAGACGAGGCCGTCCAAGAGGGAGTTGCTGGCCAGGCGGTTCGCCCCATGAACGCCGTTGCAGGCGACCTCGCCGGCCGCATAGAGGCCCGGCAGGTCCGCCCGGCCCCAGGCGTCCGTCCGGATGCCCCCCATGTAGTAGTGGGCCGCCGGGATGACGGGAATCCGGTCCCGCCCCAGGGTCAGCCCGAACTGCGCGCACACCTGAGCGACCCGGGGAAACCGTTCCCGTGCGAAGGACTCCCCGAGGGGCGACGTGTCCAAAAAGACGGGCGCGCCCGTCCGTTGAATTTCCAGGAACATCGCCCGGGCGACGACGTCCCGGGGCGCCAGCTCGCCGCGGGGGTCGTACCGAAAGAGGAAGCGTTCGCCGTCTGCGTTGACGACCCAGGCGCCTTCTCCCCGCAGGGCCTCCGTCAGCAGGAAGTGGGGGGCGCCCGGGACGTTGAGAGCCGTCGGGTGGAACTGAAAGAACTCCATATCCTGAAACGGCAGGTCGGCCCGGAAGGCCAGTCCCAGGCCGTCGGCCGTCGCAAAGGGCGGATTTGTCGTATACCGAAAGATGCGGCCGCTCCCACCGGTCGCCAGGACGACGCCCCGACAGCGGACGTGCACGAGCCGGGGCGTGCCCGGTCCCATCAGGACGAGAAGGCCCCCGCACCGGCCGTCGTCCGTCACCGTGAGGTCCATCGTGAAGGCATACTCGTGGAACTCGATGACGGGGAGCGACCGAGCCTTCTGCATGAGGACCCGGACGATCTCCTGGCCCGTGGCGTCGCCCCCGGCGTGGAGGACCCGACGGCGGGAGTGGGCTCCCTCGATGGCAAACACGAGGCGGCCGCCGGTCCGGTCAAAGGCGGCGCCCCACTCGATGAGCTCCTCGACCCGTCGGACGCCCTCCTCGACGAGGATCCGGGCCATCTCGGGGTCCGACAGGCCGGCCCCGGCCTGGAGGGTATCCTGGAGGTGAAAGTACACCGTGTCCTCGTCGCTGAGGGCCGCCGCGATGCCGCCCTGAGCATACCGGGTATTGCTCTCGGCCAGACTGTCTTTGGCCAGGACCCAGATGCGGGAACGGCCGTCCGCCGCCAGCGCCAGGGCGATGGCCGCCCGCAGGCCGGCGACGCCGGCCCCCACGACGACGTAATCGACGGCGACCGTTTCGACAGGTTCCATGCTTGCCTTGACGGAGCCGGAGGTGCAAGATACAAGATGCAGGATGCAGGATGCAAGCCGGACAGCCGGTCGCAGGTCCCGGACGTCGGGTCCCAGGAGAGGACCGGAGCCATTCGGCAGTTCGGGAGTCTGGGCATTCGGCCGATGGGCAGGTCGGCAGACAGGCCGTTTTCGTCCAAGCCCCGCTCGCCCGAGCGGGGTCGCGAGATGAGTCCTGGACTGCCGGGGCTCGGATCGCCCGACGCCACCCCGTGACCGTCCGCCAGACGGAGGGAGGTCCGGCGGGAGGGGCTATCTTTCACCGGCACCCGGGACCTGAGACCGCATATCCAGTTTGAATATTTTGAATATTCCAGTTTGAGGTAGGGATGACCCGTCGGCCCGTGTCGCCCGTGCGGGACGTCTTTGGTCGGCCGATGACCGATTTGCGGATTTCGGTCACGGACCGTTGCAACTTCCGGTGTGTCTTCTGCATGCCGCCCGACCGGGTCTACGCCTTCCTCCCCCGAGAGGAGCTCCTGACCTTCGAGGAGATCACCCGTCTGGCCCGCCTGTTTGTCGAGATGGGCGTCCGGAAGATCCGCATCACGGGCGGCGAACCCCTGCTCCGGAGCGAAATCGAGAAGCTCATCGCCATGCTGGCCCGTATCCCCGGCCTGGAGGACCTGGCCCTGACGACGAACGGCTACCTCTTGGCCCAGAAGGCGGCGGCCCTGAAGGCGGCCGGCCTGCGGCGGGTGACCGTCAGCCTCCATGCCCTGGAGGACTCGACCTTCGGCCAGATCAACGGACGCGGCATCGGGGTCTCCCGAGTCCTGGAGGGCATCGAGAGGGCCGTCGAAGTCGGTCTGGTCCCGGTCAAGATCAACGTCGTCGTCCTCCGGGGCGTCAACGACCATCAGGTCGTCGAGCTGGCCCGTTTCTTCAAGCGGCCTCACTGTGTCGTGCGGTTCATCGAGTACATGGACGTCGGGACCGTGAACGGATGGAACCTGGAGAAGGTCGTGCCGGCTCGGGAGATCGTCGAGATGATCGACCGGGCGATGCCCCTGGAGCCGCTCCCCCGGGAGTATGCCGGCGAAGTCGCCCTCCGGTTTCGCTACCGGGACGACGGGACCGAGGTCGGCGTCATCGCCTCGGTGACGGAGCCCTTCTGTGGGGACTGTTCGAGGGTCCGGCTGTCGTCAGACGGGAGGCTCTATACGTGCCTGTTTGCGGCCGAGGGTCACGACCTGAAGGGACCCCTCCGGGCGGGTGCGACCGACGAGGAGCTGAAGGCGATCATCGCCTCGGTCTGGTCCCGTCGGACGGACCGGTACTCGGAGGAACGGACGGCCGCCTTACGGCAGGGCCAGCCTCGGACGCCCGTCCCGAAGGTCGAGATGTTCCGGATCGGAGGGTAGCCGCAGGATCGGGCGCCGGGTCCCTGGGGCCAGATGCCGGGAGGCGAGTGGGTCTTCCAAGACGGTCCTGGGGTCTGTGATGGGAGCCCGGAGCCCTTTCCGGGGACCCGACACCCCATCCGTCAACGGGAGGTCGCACCGCATGAGCACCGGGGCTTCGCAAGGGCGACCGGTTGGCTCGTCGGGGACAGACGTCCGTCTCCGACGACGACTTCAAGAGACGGTCGCCCTGATTTCGGCCGGCGTGGGATTATTCTTCCTGCTGAGCTTGATCTCTTATCACCCCCTGGACGTGGCCTCGGCGGCTTATACCGACGTGGCCCACGAACGGGCCAACCTGGGCGGCCGCCTCGGGGCCTGGGCCGCCGAATACTTCTTCCAGACGTTCGGCCTATCGGCCTTCTGGATCCCGGTCCTTCTATTTCTACTGGCCTACCGGTGGGCCCGGGAGTCGGGTCCGACATCGGAATGGTCGTGGCTGGGCTTCCTGGCGACGGTCCTGAGCACGGCCGGCCTGATCGGCCTGTGGCTTCCCGAGTTTCGGCTGACGGTCCAGGTCGGGGACGAAGCCTTGTCTATCGGGATGGCCGGCGGCGGCTGGCTGGGTCAGACCCTGGCCCGGTATGGGGCCGAGTGGGTCGGCCGGTGGGGGGCCACGGTGGCCGGTGCCCTCGGGACCTTGATCGGCCTGGCCTTGGTGACGGCCTGGCCACCTTGGACGGGCCTGCGCCGACTCGGGCAGTGGGCCTACCTGCGGGGCCAACTCCTCTGGACGGCCTACCAGGGGTACCGCCAGCGGAAGGCCTTAGAACGGCTCCACCGACCGGTCGAGCGGCCGGGGGCGGCGACCCCGACGCGAGAGGCCCCCGCCCCGACGACGCCGACCCCTGTCGCATCGCCGGAGACCCCCATCGAGGTCACCCGGGAGGACGTGCCGCCGGTCGAAATCGTCGAGAAGAAGCGACCGATTTTGCAAACGGACCGGACTTGGCGGCGGAAGCCTGCGGTCGAGAAACCGGAACCGGTCCCGGTATCCTCGGGCGGCGAGGAAATCGACGAGCTGGAGACAGAAGCCCGCCGGTGGTACGAGCAGGCCCGCCAGG
This genomic window contains:
- the nadB gene encoding L-aspartate oxidase; protein product: MEPVETVAVDYVVVGAGVAGLRAAIALALAADGRSRIWVLAKDSLAESNTRYAQGGIAAALSDEDTVYFHLQDTLQAGAGLSDPEMARILVEEGVRRVEELIEWGAAFDRTGGRLVFAIEGAHSRRRVLHAGGDATGQEIVRVLMQKARSLPVIEFHEYAFTMDLTVTDDGRCGGLLVLMGPGTPRLVHVRCRGVVLATGGSGRIFRYTTNPPFATADGLGLAFRADLPFQDMEFFQFHPTALNVPGAPHFLLTEALRGEGAWVVNADGERFLFRYDPRGELAPRDVVARAMFLEIQRTGAPVFLDTSPLGESFARERFPRVAQVCAQFGLTLGRDRIPVIPAAHYYMGGIRTDAWGRADLPGLYAAGEVACNGVHGANRLASNSLLDGLVFGARAGQALWEDTQAVPVPKHVPLPAPYREPPPTALPSGPPPFPDLAWERCGLIRTEAGLTTALQRLSEWLRTWPYPVPVRWVMEALNAMQALYLLAGFAYLRQESRGAHYREDFPLERPEWRRHQVFRPSDLRRVANGE
- the moaA gene encoding GTP 3',8-cyclase, with amino-acid sequence MTRRPVSPVRDVFGRPMTDLRISVTDRCNFRCVFCMPPDRVYAFLPREELLTFEEITRLARLFVEMGVRKIRITGGEPLLRSEIEKLIAMLARIPGLEDLALTTNGYLLAQKAAALKAAGLRRVTVSLHALEDSTFGQINGRGIGVSRVLEGIERAVEVGLVPVKINVVVLRGVNDHQVVELARFFKRPHCVVRFIEYMDVGTVNGWNLEKVVPAREIVEMIDRAMPLEPLPREYAGEVALRFRYRDDGTEVGVIASVTEPFCGDCSRVRLSSDGRLYTCLFAAEGHDLKGPLRAGATDEELKAIIASVWSRRTDRYSEERTAALRQGQPRTPVPKVEMFRIGG